A single genomic interval of Zingiber officinale cultivar Zhangliang chromosome 4A, Zo_v1.1, whole genome shotgun sequence harbors:
- the LOC121970852 gene encoding protein ULTRAPETALA 1-like, translating to MASDQGKDASFLFADEELAEMSGFNRGADFVEVLCGCTSHRYGDAVGRLKVFASGDLEISCDCTPGCQEDKLTPAAFEKHSGRETARKWKSNVWIIVKGDKVPLSKTVLLKYYNLASKGANGSHKGPNGRLCHRDEFICCKRCNKERRFRLRTNEECRSYHDAVRNATWECSNLTFDRITCDDEEERASRKVLRGCSRSPSCKGCTTCVCFGCEICRFSDCSCQTCVDFTSNSKS from the exons atggccAGTGATCAGGGAAAAGATGCCTCCTTTTTGTTTGCCGACGAGGAATTGGCCGAGATGAGCGGGTTTAATAGAGGCGCCGACTTCGTCGAGGTGCTGTGCGGGTGCACGAGCCACCGGTACGGCGATGCTGTTGGGCGTCTTAAGGTTTTCGCCTCCGGCGATCTCGAGATCAGCTGCGATTGCACGCCCGGTTGTCAGGAAG ATAAGTTGACACCGGCTGCTTTTGAGAAGCATTCTGGGAGGGAGACTGCGAGGAAATGGAAAAGCAATGTGTGGATCATAGTCAAAGGAGACAAGGTTCCACTTTCAAAGACAGTGTTGCTTAAATACTATAATCTGGCATCGAAAGGTGCTAATGGCTCTCACAAAGGCCCCAATGGACGGCTGTGTCACCGCGATGAATTCATTTGCTGCAAGAGATGTAACAAGGAGCGTAGATTTCGCTTGCGTACTAACGAGGAATGCCGCAGTTATCATGATGCTGTGAGAAATGCAACCTGGGAATGTTCTAATTTGACATTTGACAG GATCACCTGCGATGATGAAGAGGAGCGAGCAAGTCGTAAAGTTCTGCGGGGATGCTCGCGATCTCCGTCCTGCAAGGGGTGCACAACATGTGTTTGCTTTGGATGCGAGATATGCCGTTTCTCAGATTGCAGCTGTCAGACCTGTGTTGATTTCACTAGCAATTCTAAAAGCTAA